TTTCCTTTTCATGCATGTGTTACGATTTATACCCacagaacagacagaaaacaaatcattgtTTTACAAGCTCCTTTTATCAAGGCATCTTTGAGAATAACAAGGGTTATTTGAACTAGTATGAATACCCTGAACTCCCACTGACTTTGGGTAGGAGTCAAGCTCATTCACATGAGCAGTTACTCAAAAACTCAGCACCTTACAGAGTAAATCCCTGCATAGCCATCAAGTTACTTCATGTGCTTTCTGTAACAAGACAGGCTGCTTTGAATAAAAACAGGCTGTGTCTTTCACCAGCCAGAACAAGGAACTGATTCAGGAGTAGAAGCATCTTGCTTTACAAGTGACTATCACAGGTTGCACACCTTGATCGGTCTGATTGGCTTCCCCTCATTTTCCTAAAGTTTTAGGCAACCATTGCAGCCGAGGTAATTGAGCATGTGTCATCCAATAGGATTATTTCAAGAGGTGCTATTTATAAATTCTTGATAAGTTTTAAGTATCTTTTATGCTTATACTTTCCACTTCATTAGTATCTTACTTTAAGATCTTACTAAGATAAAAGAACATATTCAGTACATTACCGTGTCCTAGACACGCTTAATACTAGATCCAGACTCAATGTGAGCCCCTGTAGCCAGATACGTATGTGCATTATAGCTCACCCACAGAAGGCATTATCATTTGGTTGTAAGAAAGTACTgtaaggagcagcagcaaagcatgATTACTTTGCAAGCAAGTGCAAAGCTGCACCCTAAGCAACCATCACAATGGGAGGTTTTGATCCTTATCCCATTTTCCTATTGACTTTGGTGCCTGTCAGACTGTAGCAAGATAATTCAGCTtgttaaaacagcagaaaactagcaaaataattaatgttttgctGCTACTGAGACTGCAGTGAGTTTGCAGTGACTGGCATTTCTACAGATCTCCACTACAGCTTTCATCCTTGCACACTTTTTAAATACTAATCCTGTTAGTTGCTTTACAAAGTATTTTGACAAGAGCATTTGTTCTGCAATGGTCAGATATGCAAGTATGAATGGAAAAGACAAAGGAAGTTTTAGCTGCCGCTTCACGAAGAGCAGCACACTGTGGtatgaaatataataaaaatagattgaaaGTTATTAGAGGTTGGACAAAGAACAGATATATTCACGTAAGTGGAGGAACATAAGGAAGCCACAAGACAGAACTGTAACAGCTCAGTAAACACACTAAACTGAGTTAGTGCCTAAGCCCTTTCAGAGGCCAGTCCAGCCCTGGagtgggctgctgctgccccctccATCACCTACGCGTCCTGGCAGCAGAGGACAGGGCCAAACTCTTTGTGTAACGCCAGGACGGCGCCTTCTCCAGACACAGGAATTCCAGCGACACTGCCATGTCCTACAAGTGCACAGTGCTGTAGTATTACTGCCTGATGCTTCCTATCAGTCAACTACAATCCCTCCTCTGTTGCCAGTCCACGTTAGCTGCCAATTGCATCGTGACAGCAAGTAAGCTGCAGTCTCTGCATCTCAATTGAAATTCGCCTTCTGAGATGCACAAACTACTGCCAACAGCCTCCACTAGGAACTAAACAGTATGCTGCAGTGACAGCGCCTGCTTTTAGCTGGCAGAAACAGCCAGATTGGAATCATTTTGATACTAGCTGGAAAACATACGGAACTATtcaccccaccccccaaaacaCCCTACAAACACAGAGGCCCAGAGCAAGTGATCTGAGGACCCGGAAGCCCCTTAGTTTACTGCTGCGAGTGAATGGGACCACTTTAACATCCTAGATCTCAACTAAGATACACAAATCTCCCACTGGGTGTGCAGGGTGTCAGAAGTGCAGAGCTCAACCCTtgggaacaaacaaaaaagaatgaatcAAAGCTAAAAACGCAACTTGTATGTTCAATGCTAGCTTAAACACGTTTGTATCCATCGATTAAAATAAGGTTCAGTTTAGCTTTCCTGATCAGCAATGGCTGAAACCATTCCACCATAAAACATCCAGCATTGTTCCAGAAAGCCTCAAGCACTACAGTAAAGCCAATACCACTCTCTGGGAAACAAGTTGCCATGCTTGGGCATTTGAGGGACTTGCCCACTCAGTAAGGCTGAATAAACTAAGAGCTTGGGCAATTACTAATCTCTAGAAATATCCAGAGTTCCATAAAGCCTTTGATATAAGCAATCCATAGGATGCCATGCACTGCCTTCTGCTTTCAGGATTTGGGATCATGTGCTTACTAGCAGACTCTGGCTGGTCCCATATTGCCCTCTATAATCCCAGCATTTATTGGGGtggaaagggaagaggggaagattTATTTACAAATGATTACAGAGAGAACTTTGACTCACATTCTGAAGATGGAAAGTCTGTATACCAATGATGATGCAAGTctactggcaaaaaaaaaatcaagccatttgaatataaataaataaataaattcccaTGAAGACAGAATATGTGGATCTGAAGAAACCCGAAACAACAGCTGAAAGAAGATTTGCCTGATTTTACTAACATTACCACCCTCCAAGAAAGTAAACtgcatgttattttttattagttatTTAATTTCATCTCCAAGAAGAAATAGAGATAGTTCTGTAAAACTGGCTAGGAAGgttcttattttgaaagataCAAAGCTAGCAATTGAACATGTAACATGActtgcatgtttgtttgtttttgcctccttctcttcaaaacagaagagcCAAACCAGGgtttcccacaaaaaaaaaaaaaaacaacattatcAGGTACCATCTTGCATTTCAAGAGATGCGAGATCTTCAAGCTCACAGAATACGCAATACTTAAAACATACGCATGGCTTACTACatgcagcattattttttttgggaAAAAGCCAAGCTGGGAAGAGAATCATTGCCTTCCCACTTCTCCCAGTAGAAGTCCAGGCTGCATTCCATATTTACTGAGCTCCCAAAAATCAAACTGGGGGACCTGCAGTTTCTCTAACAACAATTAAGACACAAGTTTAGTTCTAATCAACACAAGAGCTTCTCTCCTGGCCCAGAACGTGAGAACTGCATTGAAACGGAAGAGAAGAGCATCCATTTTTTCCACACCTTCCTGCAGCAGACATGCCTACTAGGCACATAGATACAGATAGCTGGAAGCAAACTCTTGAGCTTTGCATTAGATGCAACATCTCATTTGGGAAATAAAGAACAGTTCATAGAATTGTAATgcaaaaaatttaatttttttaaaaaaaagcattcacgATATGGAAGGACACAATACAAAGTTCtcaaacaacacaacacaacttgaaaagcctttttttgaTTGGAAGCAATTGTTTAATACAAAGACTAGATGCCAGTACCGCTTATTGTATAAAGCTTATGACAATGTATTCAGATTGATTCCCTGAAAACCTCCTCTCtttgaagaaatactgaatattaaggtcacagctgaaataaattcaaGAAATTCAGGGTTATATGTGTCTCCGTCCTCTCTTCTAAACATTGGGATTGAGCTTAATGGTAGAAAACGAATAATAAAGGCACACTGTGGATTGAAAGCAAGGCTAGAGATTCTAGCCTTTAACCTTTCTGGCTTTTCTCTGGGTGTCTTGTAAACATTCAAACATACAGTGAAAAAATCCAACCCTCTCAAGGTGGTGCACActgaaaaagatttctgaatgaaaaaatgtaaactacttaaattataaaacattgtttgtatacttatgcattttttttaaccatttcctTAAAAGACTTGAGATTACACATTACAGAAATGAAGTACCTTTCAAAGTTGTGTGTTATTTGACTCTGGCAGAACTACCATAAAATGCATACTTCAGATCATTGCTCACCTATCAGTTGTGTTGATTGTGGCAAAGGGCAGATTCACTGCTAAAAAACTGAAGTTATTGGCCAAAACCATGTACGCAGTTACTTGCTTATTCAACTTTTTCGATACAGCTTTCCAATTTCaaaaaagctttgaagaaaatacttgcctattttttcaaagaattacTAAGCTGCAAGTCTCAGGTGTCAAATTATGACATGAAGCATTCCCCAGTGTTAATTTACAAAGTCCTAACATAGATCTACTGCAATTATTAACAAAGCTCCAGCCACAGGGGTGCAAATCACCATACTCCAGTTTAATCGATCACATCTACCATGACTGGCTCTGTTTGTGAACCACATCAATTCCCATGGAACTATTACACAACTCAAATTTAGATGAAAATAGAGTTTGGGAGAGCTACATACGGTTGCTATGAAAGACTATTCAAACTGTACTGATCTGCACATAAAAACAACTAATCAGCTTACACTAACCATTTCTAGAACTACATAAAACATAATTACACATTTTGGTTCCCTGAGAAGAAAAGTGCTCTAACTACAGAGGTCTTTGGAATACCATCAGTACAGTGAATAAAGAGGTACCTCTTGCACTGCTACTGCAGAGACATCTCCTACTTCCACGCTGATCACTCACTTTTggtattttcattcaaaataaacCCTACTCTCCACAGAAGTGGCACTGAAACGGAAGCAAGAGATGACTAGAAACAGTCTAATACTAAAACTGTCTTATCTGTGATTATTTGTTATTGCAAACTGGAATGTGTAGTTAGCACACTTGATGACAATGAAGTCTTTAAGAGCACAAtttatcacatttattttactataattaagattgtttttgaaaactttaataTACTACAATAAGTtttcaaatctgtgttttttggaaagcatgctcttttctttttccaagggCAGAACTTCTTAAGTGAGCATAATAAATGTCTGCAGAGTTAAGTTTCAAGTACAATAAAACAGCgcacagcagaaaaattaataaagtcaGGAACCATTTTATTTCCATCCAGTTTTGCAAGTATTAAGGATGGCATAAGAACTTATTTCACCACTGTTAATTATGAAATTATTCCATCCCTCAAAGAGACAAAGTTTATAACGTTTTCCTGGTTTTCCCTCCCAGGTACTTATGAACTGTGTGActatttggtttgttttaactttgtttttcagttcctATCTAACACAtacctctttcttcctctcctcagcCACCAAAATACCATAACTGGGCATGGAGAAGCACTGAGGCAGTCAGTAAGTGAGAGgttataaaaaacattaaatagcaACATAGATTACACTGACACCTGGGATGCTCACAACACACAGAAGACAGCTTTATAACCTTATCGTGTTCTGTTTGCCATCATTATCTATGAAAATCAGTACTGTAAAATTTGACTAGTACACGTGCACAACAGTTATTCCAGATTCTTCTGGTTCCTCCCAATTTCTAGGCAACATTTTGTACTTActatttaagacaaaaatactgaaactgaTTTCAGATATTATTGCCCAACTGGTTTTAATAGCAAGACATAAATGGCATCTTCCAcaattataaaattaatactTAGTACTTGtcaaaaatcttcaaaaattaAGGTAtcttgaaaaatgattttcagtatATCCCATGCAATTGAACTGCTCAAATAGTTTAAATTCTCAATTTAAGATATTCTAAGTTAGTGAAGAGTTCACATTTAGAAACTAATTCCAGACAGTTTTTAGGCCTCATATGGCAGGAGATGAAACTGTTTAAAATTATCACtatcaacagaaataaatttcccataggaaaaaaaaagtatatacacACACTCACTGTAGCCAGGCAATCAACTCTTCCATTCTGATGCTATCATAGACATTTAACTAAGTTATTTCAAATAGTAGAATCAAATTGGCAATTCATATTTCAGACTTTCCAAATATGTGATTACCTGTTAAAGgctgtattttctgttcaagtccaaacatttttattttccaatacaaTCAACTCTGTTCAATGCATTTAGGTTTAAGACTAATCTGTAAACTGCTATTCTCTCCATCTATACAGATCTTTAGAGAGTATTAAGTGAAAAGGCTTACAGGATGCACTGATATAGAGTTTCATTTCAAGCTTAGCACTTATCTGAGCATGTCTGCAAACGCTCCCTTACACGAGGTGGAAGTGTTTTTAACAACCTTTCTTCTACAATTAGACTATTCCGTTTTAGGAACTGACATTCTTCTAGTTCAGCAGGAAGTGATTCAAGATAGTTTCCAATGAGCTCTAATTGAACAAGATTCAGTAGCTGACCCACGCAAGGGGACAAATTCATCAGACTGTTATTTCCCAGAAGAAGAAATTGCAGctttttgcactgaaataatCCATCAGGCAGCATTTCAAtctagaaaaaggaaagaacaaaaataacctAAGTTAAAATACGTTAACTTGCACATAGCTGCAAGTTTTTACATTTCCcgattttattttaaggtaagAAAGCTCTTAGTTTATGGAGGGACATGGAAGGGATAACTAATGTTTTTATCGTTAGGTGAGAAAGTGCTTGAGAACGCTACAACATTTTATATGCAATTTTTTGTTAAGTAAATGCTTAGCTACTGGCAGAAGTCAAGGCAGAAGCATGGCAGGGGAGAgcatatgtatgtgtgcacacGCAGGATTGTGTACAAACATGTGCATGCGCAGGTGACAGGGGAGATAAATAGACCGCCATCTCCTAAGAACCATTTAACAAAGACAAAGCACAGATTCTGTGGAGAGACATTAGCAGCTCCAGTGTTGTGAAACCTGTACAAGCAGCACAGCGGTAATTAATCCCGGTCCACACTATTAACATATAAAAACAACCTTACTAGTGAAAGCAATTTGAAACCTGAACAGAAGTCCTCAGGTCATAAACCCCACAATAACAAGCCTCTCagttcagcactgctgctgaggtTACCAGCTATTTCCCTCCTCCCAATCAGACAGCTGCGTTGCTCATAAAGTAGCTGCTGATTCACTAAAGCTTTCACTTTGGCCACTTCAGGTAAAAATTTAACACAGATTATTGCCATTAACATACTACATAGGATAGACAGGTGCAGAGAAATGGAAGGTACATTTTAGCATCCGTCCCAGCCTATGCTGTCTGTGATTATGGATCAGAGCCCTGAAGGCACTTTAGGACCAAGATAGTACTTAGTATTAAACAAGCTTTCACGACACCAAAGTTCTAGCAATTAAACAAGTACTACCTTCTTTCAGCTCTACCTGGCTTACTTCAATCATGAGCACTACAAAAACGTTTTGAATCAGGGACTACTCCAGAAGGAATGGGAAGTCAAGTCagtatttgattttctttttttaagtagtaATTCAAAGTTCTACTTACATGGTTTTTTGTCAAAGCCAAGTACTGCAGATTGGTCAGATAACTGATTTCTTCAGGTATAGAGGTTAGCTTATTATAGCTAAGATCCAAATATTGCAactttttgcaaagaaatagcTGCAAtggaacatttttaatattattgtaATTTAGATACAGTTGTTCCAGGTTTGATAATGCACCAATCTGCACTGGAACATATGAAATGCTGTTGTGCCACAGTTTTAAGCAAGAAAGGTTCTTAAGATGCTGAAAACTAATTATTTCTTCCACTGTTCTgaggttattttcttttaagtcaaTTTCATGCAAATTGTTTAGGGTAAAAATAGAATGGGGAATGCGCTCTAGATCACAGCAGATTAATTCCAAGGTTCTCAGGTTTACCAGCTTCTTCAAGTTATTTAGCACTATCAATTTATTTCCCTCGTTGTTGATAGACAAGTGTTGCAAAGAAGGCAGAAGATCTGTAACCACTTGAGGTATACGGGAAAGGTTGGTTTTTAAGTGAATTGATCTCAGATTTTTTAGTCCCTGAAAGCTTTCATTGTAAATGGAGTTGTGATGATCTAGCACGAAATATCCCGTTAAGCACAATTCTTTAAGgtttttcagatgaaagacCCAAAAGGGAATTCTTCCCATCTCACTCGATTTCAGACgtaatgttttcagattttcttctaaaaagctCACTGCTGGATAATCCATAGTTAGTGATGAATGATAAACGTTGAGTTCTTTGAGATTGACTAGCTGGGTCACAGCAGAAGGAAGTTTGGCTTCGGGAATAAGTTCCAAGCTTAGGACTTCTATTTCTGTCAGTTCAAATACACTGTCTGGAAGACCATTTAACATAAAAAGGTTAAGTTCAATCTTGTCCTGGGAATTTCTTactagtttatttttcagtttttccactgACCATTCATTGTTCAGATTaatctgtttcagtttgttttcactCAAATCAGACAAGAATATTGAAAATCGTTGGGAATAAAGAGGATCATACTGATCTGCCAAGTGGAGAATAAATGCAAAGTCATTCTTTACATCAGGTATATCACTGTAGTTACtcttctctctcagcttctcaAAAGAATATTGCTTAAGTGAACTTCTTAACATCCACCACAAACTGTATGTACAAGTTAATCCATAGAAGATCACTAAAACAACATAAAACGAAGccagaactttaaaaatttcTGCTAGTGAATAAACACACTGGTACCTTTTGTAGCCTGTAAAGGCTTGAACATTAACTACACAATCTATTTCAAGTGTAATAAAGGATAAATAATAGGGaacataaattattattattacaaacaCAATGACTTTGACTATGATCTGTTTCATATACACTTTATATATGACATCCTTCTCTTCAACGTGTACTCtgaatttcttcactttttcaaATATAGCTTTAGCTTGTTCCCCTTCTTTTTTGTCAAGAACACTCGAGGagttttctcttccagttgTTTCCAAGCCAGGTTGCGTATATGGCAGGGACTGTCTGCTAGCCCCTATATCTACTGAACTCCCAGGTGATGAAATCACTGCTTTGGATTTGGCTATTGGCAACTTCCTCACAGACTGCTCGGCAACTGTTTCTGAGAGGGCACGTGTTGTCCATGGAGAatcaaaacacttctgaagaaTTGCTACGAAGTGCTCAAGCCTGGAACTTGTACTAGGATAGTAAAGCCAGAAATTACTGcaagctgcaaaaataaaggtATGCAGAAGCACTAGGTATGGAAAAAATTTGGCAAACCAATGAAGCTGTCTCTCATAACATACTGCGTCAATATAGGAATACTGCTGCCGATGGAGGTCATTCTGGATTTTAAGCGGGATGATTATCTGTGCTGTAGAGCTAGCAGACATGTTAAGGTTGGTTTTAACTAAATCCCAAGGCACGGCACAATGATTGTCAAATTCTAGCTTGCAAGGAAGACAACACAACACTCTGGTTTGAGTAAGCTGGAGAGCCCCAGCAAGCACAGCAACTAGCAGCATTATCATGGTGAGGTAATACCAGAAGACATCCCACCATGGTTTTAGTATGTGGTAGGATGACTGGGCATCTGCTAAGTATTTGAGTTCTGTTAGCGTGATCATGACTTTCACCTGTGAGAGAACAGCAGCTggtagaggaaaaaagaaaagacatccTTAGAGAATGgttaaaaacaatttatctCACCATTAAACACTTGAAGCTTATCACCATTTTCATGATTTGTAGATCTAATATGAAATATTGGCCTAGTATTCAAAGTATAGCAAAAGGATCCAAGAACTCCTGATACTTAACCATAGccatgatttcattttattttttactttatattaaaCTAGCAccagaaattaggagaaatgcTTTGATCAAGCATTTGGGTACTAGTCAAGTAAAAAGAACAAGCAGGTAGGAGCTTAAGTGCCTGAGATATTACTAGCAGTCTTTGACCTCTATCCTAAGTTTATGTAACTaaagttatttctcttttattaagAATGCCAAAAATCAGAGCAATACTGTAACAGGATTGCTCTTGTAATTTAGGATTTTCTACTGAATTAAATCATTCCACCCAATTTGTAAAGAATAAAGAGTGAACAAAATTTCTTGAAACAACAGTTCTGCATTACATATTCTTACATATAATTCCCCTTCTCCTACCAAGAGGATTGAAAATGTAGCTTTCTAACATTGTTATTGTGCATTATTGTCattcacatacacacatatacatacacacacgtGTATGTAATTGGCAAATTTAACCCCGGCAGCATACATTTGATTAATACTTACTTTattaaagagaatgaaatataCAGCACCTCTCAGTCAGGAGGTCTACACCTTTTAAAATTCCTTGGACATGCCATCTTCACATTTGTCTTCATTCTGGATGGGAAAACATTGAATATACTTTACTTGGGTGAAGCTATTAAAATATAGAGCAAATATTCAGCTTTCAGCACAACTAATGCCTTACTGCAGACATCAGGACCTGTTAAGCTCTGCACTGCTAGAGCTACACAAAATGGAACAGAGCACATTCAGACATGAACATCTAGAGTGTAAAGTCAAAGTTTTACACCATCATAtcaacacaagaaaaaagaggaaacagccTACAGCTAACTATTTCactggaaagtattttttttccagccaaacagctctatgaaaataaaatactcaaCATACAAGACTTTGAGAAATAGTTCAGTCAATTTTGATACACCCAAGTTTGGCAGAAAGGTAGGTTTCTCAAAAATGGAGGGCcatattttactttgtaaaacaaattgTCCACTGTCAAAAGCAATACCACAGACACTGCCAGTTTTGAGGCAAACTTACTATAAAATTTTGTTAAGCACTACAGATAACAAGGAATGGtgatgttctgtatttttcctgatGTACTCTTACTGTACTTTTAATTTCCAACAGAGTTGACAAGCtgctataaaaatacaaatagcaaAACTAAGTCAGAACCATATTCTTATCCTACATTCACATTTGAAGAGAGAGGAATGGCCAAAATTAAATTAGTATTTCTTGATTTGACAAGGCcacttttaataaaatggaGAAACTTACCAGGCCGGCTCAAGGTAAAGCAGCTGAAGAAGGACAGGATGGTTGTAATATGCTCCTGGAGAGAAATAAGGTATCATCAGATCATGAAACATTTGGATCCCCACAGCTCCGTAATACAACAGCACTTCAGTAGTATTTCCACAGCAGTGTTTTAAAGGTCTAAGATTTAATAAGCTAAAGTTCTAGTTAGAATCCTTTAAGATACCACCCCTGTGAAATATTTACCGGGTCACTACCCAAGCATTGCTTTCCGTGAAGTAGAGATGGAGTAACAGCCCTTGTCATTGTCACCTAAGTGCTGAAAAAGCCATTTAAGCACAAACGGTTTTGCATTTACATAATAAGTTGCTACTCCTGCAGCTGAGGTGTTATAACCACAGCTGAGAAATAGCAATTTCTTCATTCACTGCAGCTCAACTTGCAAAAACTGGTCTGTAAGTGTCTTTAAAATCAGTTCTTTTGGAATAATTCTCTGGGGCTTGGACATAAATTCACAGGtgtaaaaacacagaaaccCATCAAAACACTAAACCCATCAAATTAAATTGTTAGTCCCTATCGCATATCCTAGAAAAAAAGCTACATTCTTACTGGGGTTTTAGAACAGTTTCTAGCAGAAAGTGAGCATCTCAGTATTAAGGGCTTAGATACTTAAGTTCCGGTCATCTTAATGACCACTTTTGTAACCTCCTGATGAAGCATGTGTATTTATTACAATTCCACATATGCAAAATCAACTTTCCCATTGGAGAAATACACAGTATATACAAGTATAATGTAAACATGTGAATTATTAATGATAATTTTGCTcaagacagttttctttcagatcttATCTGTATGCCAAGACGGACTaatcaaatggaaaaaagctgaagtgtAATGGGCTTGATGACTCTCATCTCCAGCTGCTTTCAACCCATATCAGAGCcataaaagcttttcaaagtGGCCTAATTCAATTGGCACTCTTTCTCAGAagatgagagaaagaaatttagCCCCAAGCTAAGTGATGACTTCAGGAGTTACCCCAGGCTGGAACCATGCCTCAggccagaaaaataaagtaataacaTTCACTACTATCTAggtaatttttaattacttcatgCTTACAACTTCAATACAAACAAATCCAGCATATGAGTAAGAAGCTaccattctgaaaaatattaccTATTACCACCAGAAACTTCTCTCCTCCCCCAAAAGGTTACTTGATGTTGCATTACTCTGCCACTTGGTCACTGCTTATATAATTGTAGGCACAATTGGTTAGGGGTGGCTCTGACACAACACTTCTCCCCAGATGATGATGGGCTACAAAAGCCAATACCTGGCAGGAGGTTTCATTTTACACAACTTAAAAAATAGCCTTAAGTATTGAACAGATGTTTCTGACAGttaatcaaaatatattttatacaacTAAAGCATACTTTGACAGGTATTTCAGTGACACTggaatagataaataaataaatcttcatgAATattaccaaaggaaaaaaggaacaaacctTACTCATTCACCCCCAACACATCTTTTCTCGTTAAAACTTCCCATTCTATAGGCATGCCACCATCTCCTTTTTTAAGCGTCcctaaacaacaaaaagcccagGTACTGCAAGAGTCCTAGGACAGGTCCAAATTCACAAAGAACACGACTGCTACACAGCCTCAGCAGATGCCTTCACACACCTACCgctttttgtttcagctttctACTGAGAAGTGACAGAATACTCAATCCAAGCGATAGAATACTCAATCCAATCCATTTGATATATGGTCTTCCAAAACTTGTACTTTGACCACTTGCATGCACGGAGATTTAGTTTTAGGATCTTTTAGATGGGGactgtatttttgcatctgCATTCCACTGAATGCCAAACAACACGCAAACAAGATTAGAGAAAGCTTCTTTCTAGCTCCTTCTGAAGAAGGTCACAAATGATGATTAAACTTAAGTGATTATCTTTCTGTATTCAAAATAAGCCTGAAGACATTCCCAAACTCTACAACAAACGTTCCTCGAGCACAGGATGTTCAAGACTACAGTAACAATAGCATTAGAAGTTTTCCAAACTTTCAAACCATTAAATACCTGAAGACCTTTCAAACAGTTTTGGATCTTAACCACAACTAGGCAATCTCAACTCTCTGTGTATGGATTAGCTAGTTCTTaagcactgctgtgctcagGACAGTACTGCTGAACATAAGATGCGGACCAGTAATTGCAAAGTCTTCCACTGTTTAAGGTAGTCCTTTCTCTCTAGAGAAGGCTACTTATACCAAGCTATTTGGCCCACTCATTTCTGGAAAATCATAAACATGTTTTTAGTATAAAATTTAGTAAATTAGGCTATGCttatattttcactttacaTGGGTCACCATCCTTCCCTGCTACTGCTTCAAAGTTAACTGCCTAGCACACAAGCcgataaaagaaaaaaaagccttgcaaaATTAAACTACTATCTACCACTGCCACTACCAAAACTTCCGCAAGCTGAGAAACTAGATTAGCATGCAACTTGGCAAGGATATAATAAGTAGTTTCCCCAACTACCCAATAGCTTGAACATTCCTAGGCTCAACACAGAAGGCCTTTGAG
This Cygnus olor isolate bCygOlo1 chromosome 8, bCygOlo1.pri.v2, whole genome shotgun sequence DNA region includes the following protein-coding sequences:
- the LRRC8B gene encoding volume-regulated anion channel subunit LRRC8B; this translates as MITLTELKYLADAQSSYHILKPWWDVFWYYLTMIMLLVAVLAGALQLTQTRVLCCLPCKLEFDNHCAVPWDLVKTNLNMSASSTAQIIIPLKIQNDLHRQQYSYIDAVCYERQLHWFAKFFPYLVLLHTFIFAACSNFWLYYPSTSSRLEHFVAILQKCFDSPWTTRALSETVAEQSVRKLPIAKSKAVISSPGSSVDIGASRQSLPYTQPGLETTGRENSSSVLDKKEGEQAKAIFEKVKKFRVHVEEKDVIYKVYMKQIIVKVIVFVIIIIYVPYYLSFITLEIDCVVNVQAFTGYKRYQCVYSLAEIFKVLASFYVVLVIFYGLTCTYSLWWMLRSSLKQYSFEKLREKSNYSDIPDVKNDFAFILHLADQYDPLYSQRFSIFLSDLSENKLKQINLNNEWSVEKLKNKLVRNSQDKIELNLFMLNGLPDSVFELTEIEVLSLELIPEAKLPSAVTQLVNLKELNVYHSSLTMDYPAVSFLEENLKTLRLKSSEMGRIPFWVFHLKNLKELCLTGYFVLDHHNSIYNESFQGLKNLRSIHLKTNLSRIPQVVTDLLPSLQHLSINNEGNKLIVLNNLKKLVNLRTLELICCDLERIPHSIFTLNNLHEIDLKENNLRTVEEIISFQHLKNLSCLKLWHNSISYVPVQIGALSNLEQLYLNYNNIKNVPLQLFLCKKLQYLDLSYNKLTSIPEEISYLTNLQYLALTKNHIEMLPDGLFQCKKLQFLLLGNNSLMNLSPCVGQLLNLVQLELIGNYLESLPAELEECQFLKRNSLIVEERLLKTLPPRVRERLQTCSDKC